One window of Phycisphaeraceae bacterium genomic DNA carries:
- the kdpA gene encoding potassium-transporting ATPase subunit KdpA, with amino-acid sequence MTTSGAFQLALYFAVLLALVKPLGWFMARVYTERPCGLDSVLGPFERLFYRLAGVKAAQEMNWKQYAAAVLIFSAVGLFVVYGLQRFQASLAFNPQGLSAITADSSFNTSISFVTNTNWQGYGGETTMSYLSQMLALGTQNFVSAATGMAVLVALIRGLSRRSAATIGNFWVDLTRSILYILLPLSAVFALVLVSQGVVQTFKPYQAVTLTQPLQYDDPVPEASGNTTTSADGKPVSKAVAVIEQVLPLGPAASQIAIKQLGTNGGGFFSVNSAHPYENPTPLTNFLELLAILLIPAALCWTFGEMVGDRRQGWAVLAAMLAIFVVLLGACVWAESGTNPRLSALGVDSAFGSAGNMEGKEVRFGIANSALWATATTAASNGSVNAMHDSFTPLGGLIPMWLMQLGEVIFGGVGCGLYGMLMFVIVAVFVAGLMVGRTPEYLGKKIEPFEMKMAALAVLMPCALVLLGTAIAVLAPQGQTTSNPGAHGFSQILYAFSSASNNNGSAFAGLSANNPFYNTSLGICMFLSRFWLIVPVLAVAGSLAGKRVLPTTSGTLPTHTPVFVGMLICVVIIVGALTFVPALALGPIVEQLQLQGH; translated from the coding sequence ATGACAACGTCGGGTGCTTTTCAGCTTGCGCTCTATTTCGCGGTGTTGCTTGCCTTGGTGAAGCCGCTTGGCTGGTTCATGGCGCGGGTTTATACAGAGCGGCCTTGCGGCCTTGATTCCGTTCTTGGACCATTCGAGCGGCTCTTCTACCGCCTTGCCGGTGTGAAGGCGGCCCAGGAAATGAACTGGAAGCAATACGCCGCGGCGGTCCTGATCTTCAGCGCGGTGGGCTTGTTCGTTGTGTATGGCCTGCAGCGATTCCAGGCGTCACTCGCATTCAATCCGCAAGGCTTGAGCGCCATCACTGCGGACTCGTCGTTCAACACGTCGATCTCGTTTGTCACCAACACAAATTGGCAGGGTTATGGCGGCGAGACGACCATGTCGTATCTCTCGCAGATGCTCGCGCTGGGCACACAGAACTTCGTGTCGGCCGCGACGGGCATGGCCGTTCTCGTAGCCCTCATCCGCGGGCTTTCGCGGCGATCTGCGGCGACGATCGGCAACTTCTGGGTCGATCTCACGCGATCGATCTTGTACATCCTGTTGCCATTGTCGGCCGTTTTCGCACTCGTTCTGGTTTCGCAGGGAGTAGTCCAGACGTTCAAGCCCTACCAGGCCGTGACCCTTACGCAGCCGCTCCAGTACGACGACCCGGTGCCCGAGGCCTCGGGAAACACGACGACTTCAGCAGATGGAAAGCCAGTGTCCAAAGCGGTCGCAGTCATCGAGCAGGTTCTTCCGCTCGGACCAGCGGCATCCCAAATTGCGATCAAGCAACTTGGCACCAACGGCGGCGGATTCTTCAGCGTCAACTCCGCACATCCGTACGAGAATCCCACGCCCTTGACGAACTTCCTCGAGTTGCTCGCGATCTTGCTGATCCCTGCCGCACTGTGCTGGACGTTTGGCGAGATGGTCGGAGATCGAAGGCAAGGATGGGCCGTGCTCGCGGCAATGTTGGCGATCTTTGTTGTCTTGCTCGGAGCGTGCGTGTGGGCGGAGTCTGGCACTAATCCGCGGCTCTCGGCGCTCGGTGTGGATTCCGCATTTGGATCCGCCGGCAACATGGAAGGGAAGGAAGTCCGCTTCGGAATCGCTAACTCCGCGCTCTGGGCCACCGCGACAACCGCCGCGAGCAACGGAAGCGTGAACGCGATGCATGATTCGTTCACGCCTTTGGGGGGGCTGATCCCGATGTGGCTTATGCAACTGGGAGAAGTGATCTTCGGGGGCGTCGGCTGCGGGCTTTACGGCATGCTGATGTTCGTGATCGTCGCGGTCTTTGTCGCGGGGCTCATGGTCGGTCGAACGCCGGAATACTTGGGTAAGAAGATCGAGCCGTTCGAAATGAAGATGGCGGCGCTGGCGGTACTCATGCCATGTGCGCTGGTGCTCCTCGGAACCGCGATCGCCGTGCTCGCCCCTCAGGGACAGACAACGAGCAACCCGGGTGCGCATGGATTCAGCCAGATCCTGTACGCCTTCTCTTCAGCCTCAAACAACAACGGCTCGGCCTTTGCCGGGCTCAGCGCGAACAACCCGTTCTACAACACGTCGCTCGGAATCTGCATGTTTCTCTCGCGGTTCTGGCTGATCGTCCCCGTGCTGGCGGTTGCCGGCTCGCTTGCGGGCAAGCGAGTATTGCCGACAACTTCGGGCACGCTTCCGACGCACACGCCGGTCTTCGTCGGCATGCTGATCTGCGTTGTCATCATCGTGGGAGCGTTGACGTTTGTTCCCGCGCTTGCGCTTGGTCCCATCGTCGAACAGCTCCAGTTGCAGGGGCACTAA
- a CDS encoding carboxymuconolactone decarboxylase family protein, with product MSRLPAISPQAATGKTKELLDAVKHKLGLVPNMTKVMANSPAVLDGYLAFSGALNASSIPAKLREQIAIVTAQTNACNYCLSAHSAIGKMVGLTPDEIGASRNAGSPEAKTAAALQFARRLAQTGGTLSASDFESVRKVGWNDREIAEIIGAVALNLFTNVFNKSAETEIDFPLVQAT from the coding sequence ATGTCACGACTCCCCGCCATTTCGCCCCAAGCCGCCACGGGAAAGACCAAGGAACTGCTCGACGCCGTGAAGCACAAGCTCGGACTGGTCCCGAACATGACGAAGGTCATGGCGAACTCGCCCGCCGTGCTCGATGGGTACCTCGCCTTCTCGGGTGCGCTCAATGCGTCGTCAATCCCGGCAAAGCTGCGCGAGCAGATTGCGATCGTCACGGCGCAGACAAACGCCTGCAATTACTGTCTTTCGGCGCACTCCGCGATCGGGAAGATGGTCGGCCTGACGCCCGATGAGATCGGTGCCAGCCGCAACGCGGGATCGCCGGAAGCCAAGACCGCCGCGGCGCTGCAGTTCGCTCGCCGCCTGGCGCAGACCGGAGGCACGCTTTCGGCCTCGGACTTTGAGTCCGTCCGGAAAGTGGGCTGGAACGACCGGGAGATCGCCGAAATCATCGGCGCCGTCGCGCTCAACCTTTTCACGAATGTTTTCAACAAGAGCGCGGAGACCGAGATCGATTTCCCGCTCGTTCAGGCAACCTGA
- a CDS encoding TetR/AcrR family transcriptional regulator encodes MPTGKSKSDTPLADFRPSGRLSARDKLLKAADELFYAHGISAIGIDRVIAKAGVAKMSLYHHFDSKDALVAAWLERKHGAWMAWLRGIVETSAPAKRPLAIFDALDSWFHTENFKGCAFINVAAEVKDPRSKAFRISAAHTAELNSSIRGWIAGAKPKLGDRDLDRAAQEVSMLVAGAIVWAAMHGPDGAADRGKESTKRLLET; translated from the coding sequence ATGCCGACTGGCAAGTCAAAGTCCGACACGCCCCTCGCGGATTTTCGCCCGAGCGGGCGTTTGTCCGCGCGCGACAAGTTGTTGAAAGCCGCGGATGAACTCTTTTATGCGCACGGCATTAGCGCCATCGGCATCGACCGGGTGATCGCGAAGGCCGGTGTCGCGAAGATGTCGCTCTATCACCACTTCGATTCGAAGGATGCGCTCGTGGCGGCATGGCTCGAACGCAAGCACGGAGCGTGGATGGCGTGGCTGCGCGGCATCGTCGAAACATCGGCGCCGGCGAAACGGCCGCTGGCGATTTTCGATGCGCTCGACAGTTGGTTCCACACCGAGAATTTCAAAGGGTGCGCATTCATCAACGTCGCGGCCGAGGTCAAGGATCCGCGTTCCAAAGCCTTCCGGATCTCGGCGGCACACACGGCGGAACTCAATTCCTCGATCCGGGGATGGATCGCCGGCGCCAAGCCCAAGCTCGGGGATCGCGACCTTGATCGTGCGGCGCAGGAAGTGAGCATGCTGGTCGCGGGAGCGATCGTCTGGGCGGCGATGCACGGGCCAGATGGTGCTGCCGATCGCGGCAAGGAATCAACCAAGCGTCTGCTCGAGACCTGA
- a CDS encoding DinB family protein has protein sequence MKIPSTCDPYDILLNHNLWATRELLRVARKLTPEQFAQPFKIGLAEKSGLHGLLTHIISVMGRWADRIAGKPPRLPLEPAWGGYTGAVDAKVRTPDELDAILDTNHRDLAALVPAIRADPGRVVRVDFGVAPSAFTASALLLHVLTHGHYHRAQAVNVLRQLNIADVSDKLPDLAVITWQATTDLREQP, from the coding sequence ATGAAGATTCCCTCGACATGCGATCCGTACGACATCCTGCTCAATCACAATTTGTGGGCGACGCGCGAACTGCTGCGCGTCGCGCGAAAACTCACCCCGGAGCAATTTGCCCAGCCGTTCAAAATCGGTTTGGCGGAAAAAAGCGGGCTGCACGGCCTACTGACGCACATCATCAGCGTGATGGGGCGCTGGGCGGATCGCATTGCGGGGAAGCCGCCGCGGCTGCCGCTGGAGCCTGCGTGGGGCGGGTACACCGGAGCGGTCGACGCGAAGGTCCGCACGCCCGATGAACTGGATGCGATCCTCGACACAAATCATCGCGACCTGGCGGCACTCGTGCCGGCGATCCGCGCGGACCCCGGAAGGGTTGTTCGCGTCGATTTCGGCGTTGCACCATCGGCATTCACTGCTTCGGCGCTGCTGCTCCACGTGCTTACGCACGGACACTATCACCGGGCGCAGGCGGTGAATGTGCTGCGGCAACTGAACATTGCCGACGTCTCGGACAAGTTGCCCGATCTCGCCGTGATCACATGGCAGGCAACAACAGATCTACGGGAGCAGCCATGA
- the kdpB gene encoding potassium-transporting ATPase subunit KdpB, translated as MNTTSASSWSLFDPTIVRGAIVSALTKLNPREQIHNPVMFVVFVVSLLTTLLWVQALLGKGEASASFIGWIALWLWFTVLFANFAEAMAEGRGKAQAASLRKTRRDVKAKKLRDSRSRKVFEIVEGSALRKGDVVLVETGEVIPGDGEIIEGVASVNESAITGESAPVIREAGGDRSAVTGGTNVLSDWIVVRIAADPGQTFLDRMIALVEGAKRQKTPNEIALDILLAKLTIIFLLACVTLLPYSLYAVTQAKATDPGSSAAPVSVTVLVALLVCLIPTTIGGLLSAIRIAGMDRLVQANVIATSGRAVEAAGDVDVLLLDKTGTITLGNRQASQFLPVDHATLEELADAAQLASLADETPEGRSIVVLAKKHGLRERNIHELGAAFTPFSAQTRMSGVSVNGREIRKGASDAIDAYVTRMGARPSEQARAIVNDVSKRGSTPLVVADGKGRTLGVIELKDIVKGGISERFAEMRRMGIKTVMITGDNPVTAAAIAAEAGVDDFLAQATPENKLDLIRKYQQGGRLVAMTGDGTNDAPALAQADVAVAMNTGTQAAKEAGNMVDLDSNPTKLIEVVQIGKQLLMTRGSLTTFSIANDVAKYFAIIPVAFAATYPQLNALNIMRLNPATGILSAVIFNALIIVALIPLALRGVKYKPVEASVLLRNNLLVYGVGGLIVPFIGIKAIDVVLGFL; from the coding sequence ATGAACACCACTTCCGCAAGTTCCTGGTCGCTCTTTGATCCCACCATCGTGCGCGGCGCGATCGTTTCCGCGCTGACCAAGCTGAATCCGCGTGAACAGATTCACAATCCAGTCATGTTCGTCGTCTTCGTTGTCAGTCTGCTCACCACCTTGCTTTGGGTTCAAGCTCTCCTTGGCAAGGGTGAAGCTTCGGCGTCTTTCATCGGGTGGATTGCGCTCTGGCTGTGGTTCACCGTGCTCTTTGCGAACTTCGCGGAAGCGATGGCGGAAGGGCGAGGTAAAGCGCAGGCCGCCAGCCTCCGCAAAACACGTCGCGACGTGAAAGCCAAGAAGCTGCGTGACTCCCGAAGCCGCAAGGTGTTCGAGATCGTCGAAGGATCTGCTCTCCGCAAGGGCGATGTTGTTCTTGTCGAAACCGGCGAAGTCATCCCGGGCGATGGAGAAATCATCGAAGGCGTCGCGTCGGTCAATGAATCGGCAATCACCGGTGAATCCGCCCCGGTCATTCGTGAAGCCGGTGGTGATCGCTCCGCCGTGACCGGCGGTACCAACGTGTTGTCAGATTGGATCGTCGTGCGCATCGCGGCGGATCCCGGTCAGACGTTCCTTGATCGCATGATCGCGCTTGTGGAAGGGGCCAAGCGACAGAAAACTCCCAACGAAATCGCCCTCGACATTCTTCTGGCCAAACTCACGATCATCTTTCTTCTGGCGTGCGTGACGCTCCTCCCCTACTCGCTCTACGCCGTGACTCAGGCAAAGGCGACTGATCCCGGGTCGTCTGCAGCACCGGTTTCGGTCACCGTGCTTGTCGCCCTTCTGGTCTGCCTCATCCCCACAACCATCGGCGGGCTGCTTTCGGCGATCCGCATCGCAGGAATGGATCGCCTCGTTCAGGCCAATGTCATCGCCACAAGCGGCCGCGCGGTTGAAGCAGCGGGCGATGTGGACGTGCTATTGCTGGATAAGACGGGCACCATCACGCTTGGCAACCGGCAGGCCAGCCAGTTTCTGCCGGTCGATCACGCGACGTTGGAAGAGCTTGCCGATGCCGCCCAGCTGGCGTCGCTCGCCGATGAAACACCAGAAGGCCGCAGTATCGTCGTTCTCGCCAAGAAACACGGGCTGCGGGAACGGAACATCCACGAGCTGGGCGCCGCGTTCACGCCGTTCTCCGCACAGACCCGCATGAGCGGCGTCAGCGTGAACGGCAGGGAGATTCGCAAGGGCGCCTCGGACGCGATTGATGCGTATGTCACACGCATGGGCGCGCGCCCAAGCGAGCAGGCACGTGCGATTGTCAACGACGTTTCCAAGCGCGGCAGCACGCCGCTCGTGGTCGCCGATGGCAAAGGCCGAACGCTCGGCGTCATCGAGCTCAAGGACATCGTCAAGGGCGGTATCTCCGAACGATTCGCCGAGATGCGCCGGATGGGCATCAAAACCGTCATGATCACGGGCGACAATCCGGTGACAGCCGCGGCGATTGCCGCGGAGGCGGGTGTGGACGACTTCCTCGCGCAGGCAACCCCAGAAAACAAGCTCGATCTGATCCGCAAGTACCAGCAGGGCGGGCGGTTGGTCGCGATGACGGGTGACGGAACCAATGACGCGCCGGCGCTCGCGCAGGCCGACGTTGCCGTCGCCATGAATACAGGGACACAGGCGGCGAAAGAGGCCGGCAACATGGTGGACCTCGACAGCAACCCAACCAAGCTGATCGAGGTTGTTCAGATCGGCAAGCAGCTTCTGATGACCCGAGGCAGCCTGACGACGTTTTCCATCGCGAACGACGTAGCGAAGTACTTTGCGATCATCCCGGTCGCCTTTGCCGCCACCTATCCGCAGCTCAACGCCTTGAACATCATGAGGCTGAATCCGGCGACGGGGATTCTCTCGGCGGTGATCTTCAACGCACTCATTATCGTTGCTCTCATTCCGCTGGCCCTTCGCGGAGTGAAGTACAAGCCGGTCGAAGCTTCGGTGCTGCTCCGCAACAACCTGCTCGTCTACGGCGTCGGCGGCCTCATCGTGCCGTTCATCGGAATCAAGGCGATCGATGTGGTGCTCGGCTTTCTGTAG
- a CDS encoding sensor histidine kinase KdpD, with amino-acid sequence MPGRANPDELLARARHEEARAGRGRLKIFFGAAPGVGKTYAMLTAAQRLAREGVDVVVGLVETHGRAETEQQLLGLDILPRRRVDYKGTTLAEFDLDAALARRPEILVLDEFAHTNAPGSRFEKRWQDVEEVLAAGISVYTSLNVQHIESLNDVISQITGVQVRETVPDSVIEKADEIELIDLPPDVLLERLKAGKVYVPDSIAPAMDSFFRRGNLTALRELSLRRTAEWVDGQMRRYREGNSIRAIWPAAERILVAVSPSPASTKIVRAAKRMAAGLHADLLAVYVETPRTARLTARDQDRVIETLRLAESLGASTSTLSADNAAEELVAFARARNVSKIVVGKTWRPAWREALFGSFLGNLIRSSGDIDIYVIRGDAEVEDADDPSFQPAVQRSQPWAYARALVLVAIASLMGRFLPASFDAANLSMIYLAGVVIAAVWLGRGPAVASAILGVGAFDFFFVPPSLTFRISDAQYLVTFAVMLAVGLLIANLTNRLRNLALAARQREQRTALSYDMVKGLAAASNRNEVASVAVKHVHDTFDCDASLLTPGREAPEPLEVLASAGSPDWLDEREKGVARWSFDHAKPAGSGTRALPAFSGRYTPLATTRGKQGVLAIRTNEQTNLASTTQLLLLDTFANQIALAIERVDLIESQQITKIEAESERLRGALLSSVSHDLRTPLATISGAGETLLEENLEPATRSELTTIIVHEAERLNELIANLVFATRLEAGVSLRKEWISVEEIVGIGLSRHRAALAGRPFRVNLSPELPLVRVDNAMLPQVIHNLVENALRYTAPTTPIEIAAWTTDSSVVVKVADAGAGLNAVDAARVFERFYRGKRGRKSETNGPPGMGLGLTICEGIVKAHGGRIWFERNIPNGAAFLFSLPIERANDAPVVKGDAA; translated from the coding sequence ATGCCCGGCCGCGCGAATCCCGATGAACTTCTCGCTCGCGCTCGGCACGAAGAGGCTCGCGCCGGCCGCGGCAGGCTCAAGATTTTCTTCGGTGCCGCACCAGGCGTCGGCAAGACGTATGCGATGTTGACCGCGGCCCAGCGGCTGGCCCGCGAGGGCGTGGACGTCGTGGTGGGCCTCGTCGAAACGCACGGGAGGGCTGAGACGGAGCAGCAGCTGCTCGGCCTCGACATCCTGCCCCGCCGCCGGGTCGACTACAAGGGCACGACACTCGCAGAGTTTGACTTGGATGCTGCTCTGGCTCGACGGCCCGAGATCCTGGTACTCGACGAGTTCGCGCACACCAATGCACCGGGTTCGCGCTTTGAAAAGCGGTGGCAGGACGTCGAAGAAGTGCTTGCCGCGGGGATCAGTGTCTATACCTCGCTCAACGTTCAGCACATCGAGAGCCTGAACGACGTGATCTCGCAGATCACGGGAGTACAGGTGCGTGAAACCGTTCCCGACTCGGTGATCGAGAAGGCGGACGAGATCGAGTTGATCGATCTGCCCCCGGACGTCCTGCTTGAACGCCTCAAGGCCGGAAAGGTCTATGTTCCCGACAGCATCGCGCCCGCGATGGATTCGTTCTTCCGGCGAGGCAATCTCACAGCGCTTCGAGAACTCTCGCTCCGCCGCACGGCCGAATGGGTCGATGGGCAGATGCGGAGGTATCGCGAAGGGAACAGCATCCGAGCCATCTGGCCCGCGGCAGAGCGGATACTCGTCGCGGTCAGCCCGAGCCCCGCATCCACGAAGATTGTCCGCGCCGCCAAGCGCATGGCGGCAGGGTTGCACGCGGATCTTCTTGCCGTGTATGTCGAGACGCCCCGAACCGCCCGCCTCACGGCTCGCGATCAGGATCGCGTGATCGAAACACTTCGTCTGGCCGAAAGCCTTGGCGCGAGCACTTCAACGCTCAGCGCGGACAACGCGGCAGAAGAACTGGTCGCGTTCGCACGCGCCCGAAACGTCAGCAAGATTGTTGTTGGAAAAACGTGGCGGCCGGCGTGGCGCGAGGCGCTCTTTGGTTCGTTTCTCGGGAATCTCATTCGATCCAGCGGCGACATTGATATCTACGTGATTCGGGGAGATGCGGAAGTTGAAGATGCGGACGATCCGTCGTTTCAGCCCGCGGTGCAGAGATCACAGCCTTGGGCGTATGCCCGCGCGCTCGTGCTCGTGGCAATCGCATCGCTCATGGGGCGATTTCTCCCCGCCAGCTTTGATGCCGCCAATCTTTCGATGATCTATCTCGCGGGCGTGGTCATCGCGGCCGTCTGGCTGGGGCGCGGACCGGCGGTTGCCTCCGCGATCCTCGGCGTGGGCGCCTTTGACTTTTTCTTCGTCCCTCCCTCGCTCACATTCCGCATTTCGGATGCGCAGTATCTCGTCACGTTTGCCGTCATGCTCGCGGTTGGCCTCCTCATCGCAAACCTCACGAATCGGCTTCGAAATCTTGCACTGGCCGCACGCCAGCGCGAGCAGCGCACAGCGCTTTCTTATGACATGGTGAAGGGGTTGGCCGCGGCGTCGAACCGTAACGAGGTCGCATCGGTTGCCGTCAAACACGTGCACGATACATTTGACTGCGATGCGTCACTGCTGACTCCGGGTAGGGAAGCTCCCGAACCGCTCGAAGTGCTCGCAAGCGCTGGATCTCCAGATTGGCTCGACGAGCGCGAGAAGGGCGTCGCCCGGTGGTCCTTTGATCACGCCAAGCCCGCCGGTTCGGGCACGCGGGCGCTTCCAGCATTTTCTGGGCGCTATACACCTCTTGCGACAACCCGCGGCAAGCAGGGCGTTCTTGCGATCCGGACTAACGAGCAGACGAACCTCGCCTCGACCACCCAGCTGCTGCTGCTCGATACCTTCGCCAATCAGATCGCTCTCGCCATCGAACGGGTTGACCTTATCGAGAGCCAGCAGATCACCAAGATCGAGGCGGAGTCGGAGCGATTGCGAGGAGCGCTTCTGAGCTCGGTTTCGCACGATCTGCGAACGCCGCTCGCAACGATCTCGGGTGCCGGTGAAACGCTGCTCGAGGAAAACCTCGAGCCGGCGACCCGCTCGGAATTGACAACCATCATCGTGCACGAAGCCGAGCGGCTCAATGAATTGATTGCGAATCTCGTCTTTGCCACACGGCTGGAAGCCGGCGTTTCGCTTCGAAAAGAATGGATTTCTGTCGAGGAAATCGTGGGCATCGGACTTTCGCGCCACCGCGCCGCGCTCGCTGGTCGCCCGTTTCGAGTGAACCTCTCGCCCGAGCTTCCGCTGGTGCGCGTTGATAATGCGATGCTTCCGCAGGTCATTCACAATCTCGTCGAAAACGCTCTTCGCTACACAGCGCCAACGACACCGATCGAGATCGCCGCATGGACAACCGATAGCAGCGTCGTCGTTAAGGTTGCCGATGCGGGCGCCGGACTCAACGCGGTGGATGCGGCGAGGGTCTTCGAGCGTTTCTATCGGGGCAAGCGCGGGCGAAAGTCCGAGACGAACGGTCCTCCCGGAATGGGACTAGGCCTCACGATCTGCGAGGGAATCGTCAAGGCTCACGGCGGGAGAATCTGGTTCGAGCGAAATATCCCGAACGGCGCGGCGTTTCTTTTTTCGCTCCCGATCGAGCGCGCGAACGATGCCCCGGTCGTCAAGGGCGATGCCGCATGA
- a CDS encoding DUF1572 family protein translates to MSRVVLSAIEAEFRRYRMLSERAAEQLPWDQLRIALDKETNSIAVIMKHVGGNLRSRWTDALTTDGEKPWRNRDTEFVDDFADREALMSIWSAGWSALETQLAALTDADLAKTITIRGEPHTVMLALMRSVTHIAYHAGQIMQVARVLASRSGIEWKTLTVARGGSAEFNKRFGFDQGTLAR, encoded by the coding sequence ATGAGCCGCGTCGTGCTGAGCGCGATCGAAGCGGAGTTCCGGCGGTACCGGATGCTGTCGGAGCGCGCTGCGGAACAATTGCCGTGGGATCAGTTGCGCATTGCGCTCGACAAGGAAACGAACTCGATCGCGGTGATCATGAAGCATGTGGGGGGAAATCTTCGTTCGCGCTGGACGGACGCGCTGACGACCGACGGCGAGAAGCCGTGGCGGAATCGCGATACGGAGTTTGTGGACGACTTTGCGGATCGCGAGGCGTTGATGTCGATCTGGAGCGCCGGCTGGAGCGCGCTCGAGACTCAGCTCGCGGCGCTCACGGATGCGGACCTCGCAAAGACCATCACGATCCGCGGCGAGCCGCACACCGTGATGCTCGCGCTCATGCGCTCGGTGACGCACATCGCGTATCACGCGGGGCAGATCATGCAGGTAGCTCGCGTGCTCGCTTCGCGAAGCGGAATCGAGTGGAAGACACTCACGGTTGCGCGGGGCGGGAGCGCGGAGTTCAACAAGCGATTCGGTTTCGATCAGGGAACTCTGGCGAGATGA
- the kdpC gene encoding potassium-transporting ATPase subunit KdpC has protein sequence MLTLIRPALVLFALFSIVTGIAYPLAITGVAQVVFPAQANGSLIARGNGAVGSTLIGQEFASVTDSPAYLWSRPSATAPVPYTSFNADKLTGSSGSNLAPTNPALIDNVKARIDALRAADSRVGFVRPPNQLIPVDLITSSASGLDPHISPAAAEYQLSRVAKARHLSDAQVRELVALHTQARQFGVLGEPTVNVLALNLDLDAHFPSAKGPAPLSSPTNRINE, from the coding sequence ATGCTCACTCTCATCCGCCCCGCACTCGTGCTCTTTGCCCTTTTCTCGATCGTTACGGGAATCGCGTACCCGCTTGCGATCACGGGAGTCGCGCAGGTTGTCTTTCCCGCACAAGCCAATGGCTCGCTCATCGCACGCGGAAACGGAGCGGTAGGTTCGACGTTGATCGGCCAGGAATTTGCATCCGTAACGGACTCGCCCGCCTATTTATGGTCGCGCCCCTCCGCAACCGCGCCGGTACCGTACACGTCGTTCAATGCGGACAAACTCACCGGATCTTCCGGATCAAATCTCGCCCCCACCAATCCGGCACTTATCGACAACGTCAAGGCCCGGATCGACGCTCTTCGAGCCGCCGACTCCCGGGTCGGCTTCGTACGTCCCCCGAATCAACTCATCCCCGTCGATCTGATCACCAGTTCTGCCAGCGGGCTCGATCCGCACATCAGCCCTGCGGCGGCTGAATACCAGCTCTCGCGAGTTGCCAAAGCCCGTCATCTCTCGGACGCTCAGGTGCGCGAACTCGTCGCCCTGCACACGCAAGCCCGACAATTCGGCGTGCTGGGCGAACCGACTGTCAATGTCCTTGCTTTGAACCTGGATCTGGATGCGCACTTTCCGAGCGCGAAGGGGCCGGCTCCTCTCTCTTCGCCCACCAATCGAATCAACGAATAA
- a CDS encoding transporter, giving the protein MSTIAETSSVVNIVAAALGVAAALAELNLLRIFVLDWRQGRATARHRARQNRTTCLWVGAVAGSVLCHSASADESAPPQAVPAPMNSALAQGEVADAKPLVISTDRPSFCDTTGIVPQGHFQLETGYTFTLNNHSGVNSQTLNAPEILARYTFLDDRLELRLSTSGYVWSRTSADGNTSTTNGFSDVLPGLKLKLTDQDGALPRLVFEAATTTGIGSDGISNQDIEPIFKLLWSYDLGKGWGIYGNFNVAYATTSGERFVQGQGGVCVTYAANDQLSFFGEYFLFGPNAKGTNSAQYLDFGAAYLLTNRVQLDVRAGVGLNHQSNNFFAGAGISFLF; this is encoded by the coding sequence ATGAGCACAATTGCCGAGACGTCTTCGGTTGTCAATATCGTCGCCGCGGCGCTTGGCGTCGCTGCTGCTCTGGCCGAGCTAAACCTTCTGCGAATCTTCGTGCTCGATTGGCGTCAAGGCAGAGCAACCGCTCGCCATCGCGCGCGGCAGAATAGAACGACCTGCTTGTGGGTTGGAGCGGTCGCCGGCAGCGTCTTGTGCCACTCCGCGAGTGCCGATGAATCCGCACCTCCGCAAGCGGTGCCGGCCCCGATGAATTCTGCCCTCGCCCAGGGGGAAGTGGCCGACGCAAAACCGCTCGTGATCTCAACGGATCGGCCGAGCTTCTGCGATACCACCGGCATCGTGCCCCAAGGCCACTTCCAACTCGAAACCGGCTACACGTTCACGCTCAACAATCACAGTGGCGTCAACTCCCAGACACTGAATGCGCCCGAAATCCTCGCGCGCTACACGTTTCTGGACGACCGCCTCGAGCTTCGGCTCAGCACGTCTGGCTATGTCTGGTCGCGGACAAGTGCGGATGGAAACACATCCACGACGAACGGTTTCAGCGATGTCTTGCCCGGTCTGAAGCTGAAATTGACCGATCAGGACGGTGCCTTGCCACGACTTGTATTCGAGGCCGCGACAACGACCGGCATCGGCTCCGACGGCATCAGCAATCAGGACATCGAGCCGATCTTCAAGCTGCTCTGGTCCTATGACCTCGGCAAAGGGTGGGGGATTTACGGAAACTTCAACGTTGCCTACGCAACCACGAGTGGCGAACGTTTCGTGCAGGGACAGGGCGGAGTCTGCGTGACGTATGCCGCGAACGATCAACTCTCGTTCTTTGGCGAGTACTTTCTCTTCGGGCCCAACGCGAAAGGGACAAACTCGGCGCAGTATCTTGATTTCGGCGCGGCGTACTTGCTCACGAATCGCGTGCAGCTCGACGTGCGCGCAGGCGTAGGGCTGAATCACCAGTCGAATAACTTCTTTGCGGGCGCGGGAATCAGCTTCCTGTTCTAA
- the kdpF gene encoding K(+)-transporting ATPase subunit F: MSWIYLLGAVVAAALFVYLLCALLKPEWFQ, from the coding sequence GTGAGCTGGATTTATCTGCTCGGAGCCGTGGTTGCCGCGGCGCTCTTCGTGTACCTGCTGTGTGCCCTGCTCAAGCCGGAGTGGTTTCAATGA